A genome region from Pseudomonas sp. N3-W includes the following:
- a CDS encoding lipopolysaccharide biosynthesis protein — translation MNPKENYLHEFFRIFFANKQLVKRVFLVFAVIVLLLPLVLKQSFDITAQVIVQSKKLSQGDATTSLTVDNATFIPPSLADMETESNILRSPALIRQTISELRDKGEYTPSPGVFYTLVAQPFRRFVTTPLREYVINPVRKVLGLETDPVRDTALDALTQQAIDSLKVETLPGSNVISIIYSFGNPHQGTEFVAALLQNYLISRQALQSIDLPQSFYETKKHQYQVRLDGLEGTRLTLLESVASSDPKEEITFRLNAINTEEQALNLYQDRLLQSQRWLEYLKTALANATNNKLTDYTFPYTFTTTVDNVAFEDREIKQLGEELTTQVTRYNNDLAVFQPSSEPMLLTREQIGRTRQQFLKIVNNRIQERTNDLAVVSQVIDQKTARIATFKNRIHQLQETQSKLRQMDTEIDALHAAFSTYAQRFAESSTTRSLDNDLSNARILSPPYEPTDPAFPKPMLIIPFGLFTGLLLAIALVYVREFFDHRFKHPAQISHELGLPVLLVINDQNAQPLNPYKNWTVPSFMHWVRN, via the coding sequence ATGAATCCAAAGGAAAACTACCTGCACGAGTTCTTCAGGATCTTCTTCGCCAACAAGCAATTGGTGAAGCGCGTGTTCCTGGTCTTTGCAGTGATCGTTCTGCTGTTGCCGCTGGTGCTCAAACAGAGCTTCGACATCACCGCGCAGGTGATCGTCCAGTCGAAGAAACTCTCGCAGGGCGATGCCACCACCTCACTGACCGTGGACAACGCCACGTTCATTCCGCCATCGCTGGCGGACATGGAAACCGAGAGCAATATCCTGCGTTCACCGGCGCTGATCCGCCAAACCATCAGCGAGCTGCGGGACAAGGGCGAGTACACACCCAGCCCCGGCGTGTTCTACACACTGGTGGCCCAGCCATTCAGGCGTTTCGTGACCACGCCGCTGCGTGAATACGTGATCAACCCGGTGCGCAAGGTGCTGGGACTGGAAACCGATCCGGTGCGCGACACGGCGCTGGATGCGCTGACCCAACAGGCCATCGACAGCCTGAAAGTCGAGACGCTGCCGGGCTCCAACGTGATCTCCATCATCTACAGCTTTGGCAATCCGCATCAAGGCACCGAGTTTGTCGCGGCGCTGCTGCAAAACTACCTGATCAGTCGTCAGGCCCTGCAATCCATTGACCTGCCGCAGAGTTTCTACGAAACCAAGAAGCACCAATACCAGGTGCGCCTTGACGGGCTCGAAGGCACGCGCCTGACGCTGCTGGAAAGTGTCGCCTCGTCCGATCCCAAGGAAGAGATCACGTTTCGGCTTAACGCCATCAACACCGAGGAACAGGCGCTGAACCTGTATCAGGACCGGCTGCTGCAAAGCCAGCGCTGGCTCGAATACCTGAAAACCGCCCTGGCCAATGCCACCAACAACAAGCTGACCGACTACACCTTCCCCTACACCTTCACCACCACCGTCGACAACGTGGCGTTCGAGGACCGGGAAATCAAACAGCTGGGCGAAGAGCTGACCACTCAGGTGACGCGTTACAACAACGACCTGGCGGTGTTCCAGCCAAGCAGTGAACCCATGCTGCTGACCCGCGAGCAAATCGGTCGCACCCGTCAGCAATTCCTGAAAATCGTCAATAACCGGATTCAGGAGCGCACCAACGACCTGGCAGTGGTCAGCCAGGTGATCGATCAGAAAACCGCGCGCATCGCCACGTTCAAGAACCGCATCCACCAGTTGCAGGAAACCCAGAGCAAGTTGCGGCAGATGGACACCGAGATCGACGCGTTGCACGCGGCATTCTCCACCTACGCCCAACGCTTTGCCGAAAGCAGCACCACCCGTTCGCTGGACAACGACCTGTCCAACGCCCGGATCCTCAGCCCACCGTATGAACCAACCGATCCGGCGTTCCCCAAACCCATGCTGATCATTCCATTCGGACTGTTCACCGGCCTGCTGCTGGCGATTGCCCTGGTCTACGTGCGTGAGTTCTTCGATCACCGCTTCAAACACCCGGCGCAAATCAGCCACGAGCTGGGCCTGCCGGTGCTGTTGGTGATCAACGATCAAAACGCGCAACCGCTCAACCCGTACAAGAACTGGACCGTGCCAAGTTTCATGCATTGGGTGCGCAATTGA
- a CDS encoding lipopolysaccharide biosynthesis protein — protein sequence MSRSHYLKHLALSMGTKLAMIALRLLRNVLLARILGPSERGLFALLSTLPDLISAATSGGLNSAVGYQAAKQRPMGLLLSQVLVFGCLLAALLTLLVVALTRAFGDELDITLQLGLLAWLLLLAVPLTVLKSGLLTLHNASGGVVAFNALRLVESLAPLLLFLALFWMWKTAALEAALISWLAGISLVVVAGWVWLKRDQPLRLQWDRASQNELLRYSARSHPDLLFQQVILRSDYLFIGALLGSTALGHYAMASTAAELLLIVPEAVTTPLMKRLLQQEEGIDQVTPLALRLTGTVMLGACLVMAVIGEWLIITLFGIAYQPAYPALLALLPGLLGLCYASILRLDLLGKNRPGSISLLMGLGALLNLALNVLLIPHYGIVGAAAASSIAYLAVTLALLVLYCRLSGVSVWQTLIILPGDVVPMLHMLQRKSA from the coding sequence ATGAGTCGCAGCCACTACCTCAAACACCTGGCCCTGAGCATGGGCACCAAGCTGGCGATGATCGCTTTGCGCTTGCTGCGCAACGTGTTGCTGGCACGGATTCTCGGGCCCAGCGAGCGGGGCCTGTTTGCCCTGCTCAGCACATTGCCTGACCTGATCAGCGCGGCCACCAGCGGCGGGCTGAATTCGGCGGTGGGTTATCAGGCCGCCAAGCAACGGCCGATGGGCTTGCTGTTGAGTCAAGTGCTGGTGTTCGGTTGCCTGCTCGCGGCGCTGCTGACCTTGCTGGTAGTAGCCTTGACCCGGGCGTTTGGCGACGAGCTGGACATCACCCTCCAACTGGGCCTGCTGGCCTGGTTGTTGCTGCTGGCAGTGCCGCTGACGGTACTCAAAAGTGGTTTGCTGACCTTGCACAACGCGTCCGGTGGCGTGGTGGCGTTCAACGCCTTGCGGCTGGTGGAATCCCTGGCACCGCTGTTGCTGTTTCTCGCGTTGTTCTGGATGTGGAAAACCGCCGCCCTGGAAGCGGCGCTGATCAGTTGGCTGGCGGGCATCAGCCTGGTGGTGGTGGCCGGCTGGGTGTGGCTCAAGCGTGATCAGCCGCTGCGCCTGCAATGGGACCGCGCCAGTCAGAACGAGCTGCTGCGCTACAGCGCACGCAGCCATCCCGACCTGCTGTTTCAGCAAGTGATTCTGCGTTCCGATTATCTGTTTATCGGCGCCCTGCTCGGCAGCACCGCGCTGGGTCATTACGCCATGGCCAGCACCGCCGCCGAGTTGCTGCTGATCGTCCCCGAAGCGGTGACCACGCCGCTGATGAAGCGCCTGTTGCAACAGGAAGAAGGCATCGACCAGGTGACGCCCCTGGCCTTGCGCCTGACGGGCACGGTGATGCTCGGCGCCTGCCTGGTGATGGCGGTGATCGGTGAATGGTTGATCATCACCCTGTTCGGCATTGCCTACCAACCGGCATACCCGGCGTTGCTGGCCCTGCTGCCGGGGCTGCTGGGCCTGTGCTACGCCTCCATTTTGCGCCTGGACCTGCTGGGCAAGAACCGCCCCGGCAGCATCTCGCTGTTGATGGGCCTTGGTGCCCTGCTCAACCTGGCCCTGAACGTTTTACTGATTCCCCACTATGGCATCGTCGGCGCGGCCGCGGCTTCGTCCATCGCTTATCTGGCGGTGACCCTCGCGCTGCTGGTGCTGTATTGCCGCCTGAGTGGTGTATCGGTCTGGCAAACCCTGATCATCCTGCCCGGCGATGTCGTGCCGATGCTGCACATGCTGCAACGGAAGTCGGCATGA
- a CDS encoding glycosyltransferase family 4 protein, producing MNAPLSPASALPIIHLLGSGGFYGAERMLLDHCLATPGQHQVLFLDAPPELIARFRAAGVDSQGCASLGALLGHLRQRRADHPLINTHNFKGLLFGWIGATLWRLPLVITQHGFTPRSRKQRFYTWLSLQLCRTASVDRVVCVAESIAVLHRAASVQAEKLQVIPNGLPAQSTDTGGTKPWRGSSLPLDCAAAPTTAAQGFRQNAGPALGPLRGPARASSLATGALSVFKRGASVKPSRWLAGFVGRLSSEKGPDLFLDALIPLCQQHPQLDAVMLGDGPERDGLLARIEAAGLHSRITLPGYQTDMAPWWQQLDALVISSRTEGTPMILLEAMQAGVPVVAFSVGGIPDVLQDRVNGLLAAPTDSAALARQIDALLTQPAMARELSDNAKRTQRDRYDLKALAERWSQLYIQTAREARA from the coding sequence TTGAACGCGCCGCTCAGCCCTGCCAGCGCCCTGCCAATCATTCATTTGCTCGGCAGCGGCGGCTTCTATGGGGCTGAGCGGATGCTGCTGGACCATTGCCTGGCGACGCCGGGGCAGCACCAGGTGCTGTTCCTCGATGCGCCGCCAGAACTGATTGCACGGTTTCGCGCAGCCGGTGTTGATAGCCAGGGCTGCGCCAGCCTCGGGGCATTGCTGGGGCATTTGCGCCAGCGCCGCGCCGACCATCCGCTGATCAATACGCATAATTTCAAGGGCCTGCTGTTTGGCTGGATCGGCGCGACGCTGTGGCGTTTGCCACTGGTGATTACCCAGCACGGCTTCACGCCGCGCAGTCGCAAACAACGCTTCTACACCTGGCTGAGCCTGCAACTGTGCCGCACCGCTTCGGTGGATCGGGTGGTGTGCGTGGCCGAAAGCATTGCCGTGCTACACCGCGCAGCCAGTGTGCAGGCCGAGAAGCTGCAAGTGATCCCCAACGGCCTGCCCGCACAAAGCACAGATACCGGCGGCACAAAACCGTGGCGAGGGAGTTCGCTCCCGCTGGATTGCGCAGCTGCCCCAACAACAGCAGCGCAGGGTTTCAGACAGAACGCGGGGCCGGCTTTGGGTCCGCTTCGCGGCCCGGCGCGAGCAAGCTCGCTCGCCACCGGTGCTTTGTCAGTTTTTAAAAGGGGTGCCAGCGTCAAACCTTCGCGCTGGCTGGCCGGTTTTGTCGGGCGGTTGAGCAGTGAAAAAGGCCCGGACCTGTTTCTCGATGCCTTGATCCCGCTGTGCCAGCAGCACCCGCAGTTGGACGCCGTGATGCTCGGCGACGGCCCAGAGCGCGACGGCCTGCTGGCGCGTATCGAGGCGGCAGGCTTGCATAGCCGCATCACCCTGCCCGGCTATCAGACCGACATGGCGCCGTGGTGGCAACAGCTCGATGCGCTGGTGATCAGCTCGCGCACCGAAGGCACGCCGATGATCCTGCTCGAAGCGATGCAGGCCGGGGTGCCAGTGGTGGCGTTCAGCGTCGGCGGCATTCCGGATGTGCTGCAGGACCGGGTCAACGGCTTGCTGGCCGCGCCCACCGACAGCGCCGCCCTCGCCCGGCAGATCGACGCGCTGCTGACGCAACCGGCCATGGCCCGGGAACTGAGCGACAACGCAAAACGTACACAACGTGACCGCTACGACCTCAAGGCCCTGGCCGAACGCTGGTCGCAGCTGTACATCCAAACGGCACGGGAGGCACGCGCATGA
- a CDS encoding CpsD/CapB family tyrosine-protein kinase, with protein MDGSSTKSLTIANPSESNLTSTVLDQGLRTLFLTAANPGAGTTTSALALASQLAQMSSGQVLLVDASQSATNLSQQLGLTKERGFRDLLFNADNPPLLQDCVVQVSSLPFHILPNGRHIRGAEHLTAERLSPLLAQLAGQYRFVVIDGDAVYSAADTLVLSTQVDGVIMVVRAEDTRWEVGQAAVQRLTQAGAKLVGSVFNRRKYYMPKWLYKNL; from the coding sequence ATGGACGGTTCATCGACCAAAAGCCTGACCATTGCCAACCCGAGCGAGTCCAATCTGACTTCGACCGTGCTCGATCAAGGTCTGCGGACCCTCTTCCTGACCGCCGCCAATCCCGGTGCAGGCACCACCACCAGCGCGCTGGCGCTGGCCAGCCAACTGGCGCAAATGAGCAGCGGCCAGGTGTTGCTGGTGGACGCCAGCCAGTCGGCGACCAATCTCAGTCAGCAGTTGGGCTTGACCAAGGAACGCGGTTTTCGTGACCTGCTGTTCAACGCCGATAACCCGCCGCTGTTGCAGGACTGCGTGGTGCAGGTCTCCAGCCTGCCCTTTCACATCCTGCCCAACGGCCGCCACATTCGCGGTGCCGAACACCTGACCGCCGAGCGCCTGAGCCCACTGCTGGCGCAACTCGCCGGCCAGTACCGCTTTGTGGTGATCGACGGCGACGCCGTGTATTCGGCCGCCGACACCCTGGTGCTGAGCACCCAGGTGGACGGCGTGATCATGGTCGTGCGCGCCGAAGATACCCGCTGGGAAGTCGGCCAGGCCGCCGTGCAACGCCTGACCCAGGCCGGCGCAAAACTGGTCGGCAGCGTGTTCAATCGCCGCAAGTACTACATGCCCAAGTGGCTCTACAAAAACCTGTAA
- a CDS encoding polysaccharide biosynthesis/export family protein has protein sequence MNAKMLVLLLLPLAGCSSNNPSSMPVQIMTATPANAQATDMAKVEQTLRPQDVLDVIFHISTSGSDAYRVQSGDQIGLNFTAASQLNGNQLVLPDGTINLPGANTSVKIAGLTSDQARDEIQRAYQRKQLFQPNRNQLTVQVISPLTNEQNLKSALNHPATGMSREITVGNDGYASFPEIGAVPLQGMTINQLETFLNQRYASLPGKMSVDVMLKSTAGNEIYVLGEVGQPGSYPIRRPVSVLEALTLARGTSIKARLDSVVIMRRNGNQVQAVHYDVEKALAGDASQIAYLQPDDMLYVPKTKLASAGELARQLADVVLFQGVGMSFSYRLDNKNDNSSN, from the coding sequence ATGAACGCCAAAATGCTTGTCCTGCTTCTGTTGCCACTTGCAGGTTGCTCCAGCAACAACCCCTCCAGCATGCCGGTGCAGATCATGACCGCCACGCCCGCCAACGCCCAGGCCACCGACATGGCCAAGGTCGAACAGACCCTGCGGCCCCAGGACGTGCTAGACGTGATCTTCCACATCAGCACCAGCGGCTCGGATGCGTACCGGGTGCAATCCGGTGACCAGATCGGCCTGAACTTCACCGCCGCCAGCCAGCTCAACGGCAATCAGCTGGTGCTGCCTGACGGCACCATCAACCTGCCGGGCGCCAACACTTCGGTGAAAATCGCCGGGCTGACCAGTGATCAGGCGCGCGATGAAATCCAGCGCGCCTATCAGCGCAAACAGCTGTTCCAGCCCAACCGCAACCAGCTGACCGTGCAAGTCATCAGCCCGTTGACCAATGAACAGAACCTCAAGAGTGCGCTGAACCACCCGGCCACCGGCATGAGCCGGGAGATCACCGTGGGCAACGACGGCTATGCCAGCTTCCCGGAAATCGGCGCGGTGCCGCTGCAAGGCATGACCATCAATCAGCTGGAGACTTTCCTCAACCAGCGCTACGCCAGCCTGCCGGGAAAAATGAGCGTGGACGTGATGCTCAAGTCCACCGCCGGCAACGAAATCTATGTGCTGGGTGAAGTCGGCCAGCCGGGTTCGTACCCGATCCGCCGTCCGGTGTCGGTGCTGGAAGCGCTGACCCTGGCCCGAGGCACCAGCATCAAGGCGCGGCTCGACTCGGTGGTGATCATGCGGCGCAATGGCAACCAGGTACAGGCGGTGCACTACGACGTCGAAAAAGCCCTGGCGGGCGATGCCTCGCAAATCGCCTACCTGCAACCCGACGACATGCTCTACGTACCCAAGACCAAACTGGCCAGCGCCGGTGAACTCGCCCGGCAACTGGCGGACGTGGTGTTGTTTCAAGGCGTGGGCATGAGTTTCAGCTACCGCCTGGATAACAAAAACGACAACAGCAGCAACTGA
- a CDS encoding O-antigen ligase, producing the protein MIFPLSIVSLLGLVCLGLLASPYPYLAPGAVLGLVGVAVLYRKPTWGLLGITALVPFEGFFKGNALSGSKFLGVSLILILLLQLAIHQLPGERLRSNIWRFLIWFLILYGLSFITSDDLGMSAGHLRELSVGLILFVITLLIGRELNLDLFARLVTLSVAVTCVMAMFSAKYQDQGRASGLLEDPNAFALLIAFAVPMALLLVLRSPNLLHRLFWGGCCLLLLGGMTKTESRSGLVVLFLSLVIGTLHYRAQLPRIRPRHLGFAMLGAAIVIPLAIYAMPAGYIARIQSLSVLSAGAKGHDDESLGRRASYIVVGGQMIRENPLLGSGPGTFPLHYAPSGYAAAFSANRKIGDLYRRAHNTYLEIFSELGIPAGLLFVAMLGLGLYNLIRARRAWMLRRNWEQADLLTHLSISFLSLTLFLMFLSAPNQKYVWIMLALSSVLRTQAEEAPLLEVRA; encoded by the coding sequence ATGATTTTTCCACTCTCGATCGTCAGCCTGCTCGGCCTGGTCTGTCTCGGTCTGCTGGCCAGTCCTTATCCGTATCTGGCGCCGGGCGCGGTGCTGGGCCTGGTCGGCGTTGCCGTGCTGTACCGCAAGCCGACCTGGGGCTTGCTGGGCATCACCGCGCTGGTGCCATTCGAAGGTTTCTTCAAGGGCAACGCGCTGTCGGGCAGCAAATTCCTCGGTGTCTCGCTGATCCTGATCCTGCTGCTGCAACTGGCGATTCATCAACTGCCCGGTGAACGGCTGCGCAGCAACATCTGGCGCTTCCTGATCTGGTTTCTGATTCTGTACGGGCTCAGTTTCATCACCAGCGACGACCTCGGCATGTCTGCCGGGCACCTGCGGGAACTGAGCGTCGGTCTGATTCTGTTTGTGATCACCCTGCTGATTGGCCGTGAACTCAACCTCGATCTGTTCGCTCGGCTGGTCACCCTCAGCGTGGCGGTGACGTGCGTGATGGCGATGTTTTCCGCCAAGTATCAGGATCAGGGCCGCGCCTCCGGCTTGCTGGAAGACCCGAACGCCTTCGCCCTGCTGATCGCCTTCGCCGTGCCCATGGCTCTGTTGCTGGTGCTTCGCAGCCCGAACCTGCTGCACCGTTTGTTCTGGGGCGGTTGCTGCCTGTTGCTGTTGGGCGGCATGACCAAGACCGAATCCCGTTCGGGGCTGGTGGTGCTGTTCCTGAGCCTGGTCATCGGCACCTTGCACTACCGCGCCCAACTGCCGCGTATCCGCCCCCGGCATCTGGGGTTTGCCATGCTCGGCGCGGCCATCGTCATTCCGCTGGCGATCTATGCGATGCCGGCGGGCTACATCGCGCGCATTCAGTCCCTGAGCGTGCTCAGCGCCGGCGCCAAGGGCCATGACGATGAATCCCTGGGCCGCCGCGCTTCGTACATCGTGGTCGGTGGCCAGATGATCAGGGAGAATCCGCTGCTCGGTTCCGGCCCTGGCACGTTCCCCCTGCACTACGCCCCCAGCGGTTACGCCGCCGCGTTTTCCGCCAACCGCAAGATCGGCGACTTGTACCGCCGCGCCCATAACACCTATCTGGAGATTTTCAGCGAACTGGGGATCCCCGCCGGCCTGTTGTTCGTCGCCATGCTGGGGCTGGGCCTGTACAACCTGATCCGCGCCCGCCGCGCCTGGATGCTGCGGCGCAACTGGGAACAGGCCGACCTGTTGACGCACCTGTCCATCAGCTTTCTGTCGCTGACGCTGTTTCTGATGTTCCTCAGCGCGCCGAACCAGAAGTACGTGTGGATCATGCTCGCGCTCAGCAGCGTGCTGCGCACCCAGGCTGAAGAAGCGCCGTTGCTGGAGGTCAGGGCATGA
- a CDS encoding glycosyltransferase codes for MAELIFWLCLLLPVYAWLGYPLLLTLLTPLFRPLRREATPPLNVSIVIAAHNEARHIEHKLRTLLAQDYQPASLQIILASDGSSDDTVACAHNVIDPRIQVLDLPRQGKAATLNAGVAVSTGEILVFTDADNQWSRETLGYLLAPLADPDVGACAGHMVIPVTGAGLSVGDSLYRHYEGWVRRVENRTGCMVSADGALLALRRELFQSVPAEVNDDFFISTCAPVAFKRIVYVPEAQVIDHGVDEADKQFRRRQRVTVGGLQSLAQRRELLNPLRHGLYALALISHKLIRRLAPVLLVPLLLSNFWLWDEHPFYQLSLVAQLLGYAVAVAGLLDVQHRLPKPFRLAAFLLVTLAGMSIGLWQFLRGQRYSQWNPEQNR; via the coding sequence GTGGCTGAACTCATTTTCTGGTTGTGCCTGTTACTGCCGGTGTACGCCTGGCTGGGCTACCCGTTACTGCTGACCCTGTTGACGCCGCTGTTCCGGCCACTGCGGCGGGAAGCGACGCCACCGCTGAACGTGAGCATCGTGATCGCCGCACACAACGAGGCGCGGCACATCGAACACAAGCTGCGTACCCTGCTGGCCCAGGATTATCAGCCCGCCTCCTTGCAAATCATTCTGGCCAGTGACGGTTCGAGCGATGACACCGTGGCCTGCGCGCACAACGTCATCGACCCACGCATCCAAGTACTCGACCTGCCACGCCAGGGCAAGGCCGCCACCCTCAATGCCGGCGTCGCCGTGAGCACCGGCGAGATTCTGGTGTTCACCGACGCCGACAATCAATGGTCCCGCGAGACCCTCGGTTACCTGCTTGCACCACTGGCCGATCCCGACGTCGGCGCCTGCGCCGGGCACATGGTGATCCCGGTGACCGGCGCCGGCCTGAGCGTCGGCGACAGCCTCTATCGGCATTACGAAGGCTGGGTACGCCGGGTCGAGAATCGCACCGGTTGCATGGTCTCCGCCGACGGCGCCCTGCTCGCCCTGCGCCGCGAGTTGTTCCAAAGCGTACCGGCCGAGGTCAACGATGACTTCTTCATCAGCACCTGCGCGCCGGTGGCCTTCAAACGCATCGTCTATGTGCCCGAAGCCCAGGTGATCGACCACGGCGTGGATGAAGCCGACAAGCAGTTTCGGCGCCGTCAGCGCGTCACCGTCGGCGGTTTGCAAAGCCTGGCCCAGCGCCGGGAACTGCTTAACCCGCTGCGCCACGGCCTGTATGCGCTGGCGTTGATCAGCCACAAACTGATCCGCCGCCTGGCACCGGTCCTGCTGGTGCCGTTGCTGCTGAGCAACTTCTGGCTGTGGGACGAACACCCGTTCTATCAACTGAGCCTGGTGGCGCAATTGCTGGGTTACGCCGTGGCCGTCGCCGGGCTGCTGGACGTGCAGCACCGCTTGCCCAAGCCCTTTCGCCTCGCCGCGTTCTTGCTGGTGACCCTGGCCGGGATGAGCATCGGCCTGTGGCAGTTCTTGCGGGGACAGCGTTACAGCCAGTGGAATCCGGAACAAAACCGTTGA
- a CDS encoding polysaccharide deacetylase family protein, translating into MVIKQLIKRTSGWLYLNSAVGRSQLQGAGVILMLHRVLASDHTANLPHRNELCVGPKAFEHLLIWLRRHFDCVPLMDILQPGTSRSDRPKVALTFDDGWRDNAVNAFALLQKHQVPASIFLSTDFIGSRQRFWWESLGETLWESHGEQARRHLIECLYKRGHPVPVLMDDLDENRRSVTLLHYLQSLKSLDARELSRLTDECPQESMPQALDWQQVRALESSGLVRFGPHGASHAILTSLDDQRLDEELSRSRDALLNGCNRPLPVYCYPNGDHDARVRRQVAAHDFPFALGTGTGIYRGNSDPLALPRFGVSQRTARNPELLSWRIFRGGQP; encoded by the coding sequence ATGGTCATCAAGCAACTGATCAAACGCACCAGCGGATGGCTCTACCTGAACTCGGCGGTCGGGCGCAGCCAGTTGCAGGGCGCCGGGGTGATCCTGATGCTGCACCGGGTGCTCGCCAGCGACCACACGGCCAACCTGCCGCACCGCAACGAGTTGTGCGTCGGACCCAAGGCCTTCGAACACTTGCTGATCTGGTTGCGCAGACACTTCGACTGCGTGCCGCTGATGGACATTCTGCAACCTGGTACGTCGCGCTCGGACCGCCCGAAAGTGGCGCTGACCTTCGACGACGGCTGGCGCGACAACGCCGTGAACGCCTTCGCGCTGCTCCAGAAACACCAGGTGCCGGCGAGTATTTTTCTCTCCACCGATTTCATTGGCAGCCGCCAGCGCTTCTGGTGGGAAAGCCTGGGTGAAACCCTGTGGGAAAGCCATGGCGAGCAGGCCCGGCGGCACCTGATCGAATGCCTGTACAAGCGCGGTCACCCGGTGCCGGTACTGATGGACGATCTGGATGAGAACCGGCGCAGCGTGACGCTGCTGCATTACCTGCAAAGCCTGAAAAGCCTGGATGCGCGGGAGCTTAGCCGGCTGACCGATGAATGCCCGCAAGAGTCGATGCCCCAGGCACTGGACTGGCAACAGGTACGCGCGCTGGAGTCGTCCGGGCTGGTGCGTTTCGGCCCTCACGGTGCCAGTCACGCGATCCTCACCAGCCTGGACGATCAACGCCTGGACGAAGAACTGAGCCGCAGCCGCGACGCGCTGCTCAACGGCTGCAACCGGCCACTGCCGGTCTACTGCTACCCCAATGGCGACCATGATGCGCGCGTCCGGCGACAGGTGGCCGCCCACGATTTTCCGTTCGCGCTGGGCACCGGCACCGGCATTTATCGCGGCAACAGCGACCCGCTGGCCCTGCCGCGTTTCGGTGTCAGCCAACGCACTGCACGCAACCCCGAGTTGCTGTCCTGGCGCATCTTTCGCGGCGGTCAACCATGA
- a CDS encoding glycosyltransferase, which yields MSRISIVIPMFNEARHIGRTLLAAQRAADAADIECELIVVDNGSEDQGPQIARQFGAQVLVLPGLLIGALRNRGTAVASGEWLAFIDADVEMPEDWLTLLFELESAEHADVFGLDLHTPAEAPWFADAWQRRTLRPVTHTLHPVQWLPSSNLLMRRSWCEQVGGFDENLRTGEDKEFTMRLREADARLLTVNETVALHWGYERSWREWMGKEMWRQGSHLQLLRTHGMSLRLLRFPLLSIVVWLLDFLAISALLNGFPHHALLMIFVTSLPALFLSLRQSLKHHDIRLTLQLWGLHWLRLHLAGAALVLSLCHWNARRPARG from the coding sequence ATGAGCCGGATCAGTATCGTCATCCCGATGTTCAACGAAGCCCGGCACATCGGCCGCACGTTGCTGGCTGCGCAACGGGCCGCCGATGCCGCCGATATCGAATGCGAACTGATCGTGGTCGACAACGGCTCCGAAGATCAGGGCCCGCAGATCGCCCGCCAGTTCGGCGCTCAGGTGCTGGTGTTGCCCGGTCTGTTGATCGGCGCCCTGCGCAATCGCGGGACCGCCGTCGCCAGCGGAGAATGGCTGGCCTTTATCGATGCCGATGTCGAGATGCCCGAGGACTGGTTGACGCTGCTGTTCGAACTCGAATCCGCCGAGCACGCCGACGTCTTTGGCCTCGATCTGCACACCCCGGCCGAAGCGCCCTGGTTTGCCGATGCCTGGCAACGCCGCACCTTGCGCCCCGTCACTCACACCCTGCACCCGGTGCAATGGCTGCCCAGTTCCAATCTGCTGATGCGTCGCAGCTGGTGTGAACAGGTCGGTGGTTTCGATGAAAATCTGCGTACCGGAGAAGACAAGGAATTCACCATGCGCTTGCGCGAAGCCGACGCACGCTTGCTGACAGTCAACGAAACGGTCGCCCTGCATTGGGGTTACGAGCGCAGCTGGCGCGAGTGGATGGGCAAGGAAATGTGGCGTCAGGGCAGTCACCTGCAATTGCTCCGCACCCACGGCATGAGCCTGCGTCTGTTGCGTTTCCCACTGTTGTCGATTGTGGTCTGGCTCCTGGATTTCCTGGCGATCTCGGCACTGCTCAATGGCTTCCCGCACCACGCGTTGCTGATGATCTTCGTCACGTCGCTGCCGGCGCTGTTCCTCAGTCTGCGCCAGAGTCTGAAGCACCACGATATTCGCTTGACCCTGCAACTCTGGGGCTTGCACTGGTTGCGTCTACACCTGGCCGGCGCCGCGCTGGTGCTCAGCCTGTGTCATTGGAATGCCAGGAGGCCTGCCCGTGGCTGA